In Microbacterium terrisoli, the genomic stretch TGCGGCGGTGGCGTCGTCTGCGGCGAGGGCAGCCTCGGCCACGCGGGTTGCGTCGTCGAGGCTGTGGGTCAGAAGCAGTGCGCGCACGTCGGCGAGGGCTGCCGGCGCCATCGACAGGGTGGTCGCGCCCAGCCCCACCAGCACCAGGGCCAGCAGGGGGTCGGCGGCGGCCTCACCGCAGATGCCGACCGGTTTGCCGTGTGCGCGTCCGGCGGCACCGACCTCGGCGACCAACCGCAGCACTGCCGGGTGCCAGGGGTCCTGGTAGCCGGCGACGGCGCCCAGCACCCGGTCGGCGGCCATCGTGTACTGCGTGAGGTCGTTGGTGCCGATCGAGGCGAAGTCGGTGTGCGCGAGCAGCCGGTCGGCCAGCAGCGCTGCGGCGGGGATCTCGATCATGACACCGGCGGTGCGGATGCCGTGCTCCCGAGCGAGTGCGGTGATGTACCGGGTCTCTTCGACGGTGGCGACCATCGGCGCCATGACCCAGAGGTCGGCGCCTTCGCCGCGCTCGCGGGTGGCGGCGTCGGCCTCGGCCAGCGCGGTCAGCTGGTCGCGCAGGATGTTCTCGTGCGAGCGCAGGGCACGCAGCCCGCGCACGCCCAGCGCCGGGTTCTCCTCTTCGCTGTCGTTGAGGAACGGCAGCGGCTTGTCGGCGCCGGCATCCAGCAGTCTCACGACGACCTTCGTGCCGGCGAACCCTGCCAGCAGCCGCTCGTACTCTGCGCGCTGGGCGGCCACGGTCGGTGCCTCGTCGGAGCTGAGGAAGAGGAACTCGGTACGGAACAGTCCCACGCCCTCCGCCCCCAGCGCGCGGGCGGCCTCTGCGTCGCCGGGCTTGCCGAGGTTGGCCAGCAGCGGCACCGGGGTGCCGTCGGACAGCGCGCCGGCGGTGGGCGGGGCGGATGCCGCGGCCGCGTGGGCCCGTGCCCGCTCGGCGGCATCGGCCAGGTCGTCGGCGGACGGGTCGACGGTGACCGCGCCGGCCGCGGCATCCACGATCACCGTCTGACCGTCGGCCAGATCGACCGCACCGGCGGCGCCGACGACGGCGACGATGCCCTTCTCGCGGGCGAGGATCGCGGTGTGCGAGGTGGGGCCGCCGTCGCTGGTGACCAGTGCCAGCAC encodes the following:
- the ptsP gene encoding phosphoenolpyruvate--protein phosphotransferase, which gives rise to MADPLPAPADTPSAADVDSERARAGDALAAVARELESRGARAGGAAQEVLEAQAMMAEDPSLADEVESRLAAGKTAERAVYEAFASFRDTLAEMGGYLGERAADLDDVAGRIIARLQGVAAPGVPEPGHPFVLVARDLAPADTALLDLDQVLALVTSDGGPTSHTAILAREKGIVAVVGAAGAVDLADGQTVIVDAAAGAVTVDPSADDLADAAERARAHAAAASAPPTAGALSDGTPVPLLANLGKPGDAEAARALGAEGVGLFRTEFLFLSSDEAPTVAAQRAEYERLLAGFAGTKVVVRLLDAGADKPLPFLNDSEEENPALGVRGLRALRSHENILRDQLTALAEADAATRERGEGADLWVMAPMVATVEETRYITALAREHGIRTAGVMIEIPAAALLADRLLAHTDFASIGTNDLTQYTMAADRVLGAVAGYQDPWHPAVLRLVAEVGAAGRAHGKPVGICGEAAADPLLALVLVGLGATTLSMAPAALADVRALLLTHSLDDATRVAEAALAADDATAARAAATAAASSSPTPA